The following coding sequences are from one Eucalyptus grandis isolate ANBG69807.140 chromosome 11, ASM1654582v1, whole genome shotgun sequence window:
- the LOC104426663 gene encoding COMPASS-like H3K4 histone methylase component WDR5B: MASGGAVAVAPPPGYKPYRHLKTLTGHVAAVSCVKFSNDGTLLASASLDKTLIIWSSAALSLLHRLVGHSEGVSDLAWSSDSHYICSASDDRTLRIWSSRSPFDCLKTLRGHTDFVFCVNFNPQSSLIVSGSFDETIRIWEVKTGRCLNVIRAHSMPVTSVHFNRDGSLIVSGSHDGSCKIWDTKNGACLKTLIDDTVPAVSFAKFSPNGKFILVATLNDTLKLWNYATGKFLKIYTGHKNSVYCLTSTFSVTNGKYIVSGSEDRCICIWDLQGKNLIQKLEGHSDTVISVTCHPSENKIASAGLDSDRTVRIWLQDA, encoded by the exons ATGGCCAGCGGTggcgccgtcgccgtcgccccgCCGCCGGGCTACAAGCCCTACCGCCACCTGAAGACCCTGACCGGCCACGTCGCCGCCGTCTCCTGCGTCAAGTTCTCCAACGACGGCACCCTCCTGGCCTCCGCCTCCCTCGACAAAACCCTAATCATCTGGTCCTCCGccgccctctccctcctccaccGCCTCGTCGGCCACTCCGAGGGCGTCTCCGACCTCGCCTGGTCCTCCGACTCCCACTACATCTGCTCCGCCTCCGACGACCGGACCCTCCGCATCTGGTCCTCCCGCTCCCCCTTCGACTGCCTCAAGACCCTGCGCGGCCACACCGACTTCGTCTTCTGCGTCAACTTCAACCCGCAGTCCAGCCTCATCGTCTCCGGGTCGTTCGACGAGACGATCCGCATCTGGGAGGTCAAGACCGGCCGGTGCCTCAACGTGATCCGGGCCCACTCCATGCCCGTCACCTCCGTCCACTTCAACCGCGACGGCTCCCTCATCGTCTCCGGGAGCCACGACGGGTCGTGCAAGATCTGGGACACCAAGAACGGGGCCTGCCTGAAGACGCTGATCGACGACACGGTGCCCGCCGTCTCTTTCGCCAAGTTCTCGCCCAACGGCAAGTTCATCCTCGTCGCCACTCTCAATGACACCCTC AAGCTGTGGAACTATGCAACTGGGAAGTTCTTGAAGATTTACACGGGTCATAAGAACAGCGTCTACTGTTTAACTTCTACATTCTCTGTTACGAATGGGAAGTACATTGTTAGCGGCTCAGAGGATCGGTGCATCTGCATATGGGATCTCCAAGGGAAAAACCTAATTCAGAAACTCGAAGGCCACTCTGATACGGTCATTTCCGTCACGTGCCATCCATCGGAGAACAAGATTGCATCTGCTGGCCTTGATTCCGATAGAACTGTGAGAATTTGGCTTCAAGATGCTTAA
- the LOC104427944 gene encoding cation/H(+) antiporter 15, whose product MVLENEYKDYKVIVNQERNEIKLCPHPDSTSGERSQDPLATSLPTMFSQILVMIVLSSFISVLLKPLHQPRFVADIIAGILTGPTLLGDDTSIHNHLLPFWCAPTMEAFTTLGVMYYMFLVGLEMNLAPILRIRRKSIGIALAGILIPLAIGFGSYFVIAPKADQTDKKWLRQKGAFVWGIALTATNLPDVTRILSDLKLLRTETGRIALSCAYLSDIGTWLLLVTLITISHDDVLPIAIGTVVFVLFCMFVARPVLLWLINQTMDGEEYTEHQVQFVLCGVMLWGFITDAIGLYSIFGAFMFGFILPSGQLATLITERLERVTSWIMLPLYCLLNGLRTNVPEMIPQGRNGGHIAVFICLAWVAKFLSSLLVSIYCNTERRESVTLGVLMNTKGLLAIIVINIGRDLMLLDIESSAVMVIALLVMTFTVPPIVRHTYKPEKPMMLHKRRTIQSNGLDSPLQVLAGIHSMQSMRGIVNLLQLSHATRQSPIHVVAVHLVELTEHTSAALLVVHDSYKSSSFRASEENAKAESGQIIEAFEDYQRESNGTASVEVLTALSPYTTIHVDVCSIAEDKRASIIIIPFHIQGKNNDEPESSSTSIKDVNQNVLAGAPCSVALLVNRGLGMSNHRPRALLMFFICGPDDREGLAYAWRMAFHPEVRLRVVRFLGDDAKAPAPLDNPKDSDGAFTIYEEHARQRAIDEDYLNEFKSETMNSLAATYTEEVVNDLNETLTAIRRIMEREPCELCIVGRGKQSTSPLVANLLEFTEYPELGALGDAIITSNFAGNSSVLVVQQHTNNVPRSEAGSSRFLANVGPWKVKNWQLKGTS is encoded by the exons ATGGTGCTCGAGAACGAATACAAAGATTACAAGGTCATCGTGAACCAAGAAAGGAACGAGATAAAATTGTGCCCGCATCCTGATTCAACCAGTGGGGAACGGAGCCAGGATCCGCTCGCCACCTCTCTTCCCACGATGTTCAGCCAAATTCTGGTCATGATCGTCTTGAGCAGCTTCATCTCCGTCCTCCTCAAGCCCCTCCATCAGCCTCGCTTCGTTGCCGATATCATC GCTGGCATCCTCACAGGGCCGACGTTGCTAGGAGATGACACAAGCATACACAATCACTTACTTCCTTTCTGGTGCGCGCCGACCATGGAGGCGTTCACCACCTTGGGTGTCATGTACTACATGTTCCTTGTCGGGTTAGAGATGAACTTGGCTCCTATACTTCGAATCCGGAGGAAATCCATAGGCATTGCCCTGGCCGGGATTCTTATCCCACTCGCCATAGGATTCGGCTCATATTTCGTGATTGCCCCGAAAGCGGATCAGACGGACAAGAAGTGGTTGAGGCAAAAGGGAGCCTTTGTGTGGGGCATCGCCCTCACGGCCACGAACTTACCCGACGTCACGCGGATTTTGTCCGACCTCAAGCTCCTGCGCACGGAGACAGGAAGGATCGCGCTGTCTTGTGCCTACCTAAGCGACATAGGCACTTGGCTGTTACTCGTTACATTGATCACGATCTCTCACGATGACGTCCTCCCCATTGCGATCGGCACTGTCGTCTTTGTGCTGTTCTGCATGTTTGTGGCCCGTCCGGTGCTCTTGTGGCTCATCAACCAGACGATGGACGGGGAGGAGTACACGGAGCACCAGGTCCAGTTCGTCCTCTGCGGAGTCATGCTATGGGGCTTCATAACAGATGCGATAGGATTGTACTCGATCTTCGGGGCTTTCATGTTCGGTTTCATCCTTCCTAGCGGCCAGCTCGCAACCCTAATCACGGAGAGGCTCGAAAGGGTGACATCATGGATAATGCTGCCACTCTACTGTCTGTTGAACGGCCTCCGGACCAATGTCCCCGAGATGATACCGCAAGGAAGGAACGGTGGGCACATCGCGGTCTTCATATGCTTGGCTTGGGTGGCCAAGTTCTTGAGCTCCCTTCTCGTCTCCATATACTGCAATACAGAACGACGAGAATCCGTGACGCTCGGAGTGCTCATGAACACCAAAGGACTGTTGGCCATTATTGTCATCAACATTGGGCGTGATCTGATG CTTCTGGACATTGAGTCATCTGCGGTGATGGTTATAGCACTCCTGGTGATGACATTCACGGTCCCTCCAATCGTCAGGCACACCTACAAACCTGAAAAGCCTATGATGCTGCACAAACGGAGGACCATCCAGAGCAATGGGCTAGATTCGCCGCTTCAAGTCCTCGCGGGCATCCACTCGATGCAGAGCATGCGCGGCATCGTGAACCTACTGCAGCTCTCCCATGCTACCAGGCAGTCCCCGATCCACGTCGTGGCCGTCCACCTGGTGGAGCTCACGGAGCACACTTCAGCGGCGCTGCTGGTCGTGCACGACTCGTACAAGTCAAGTTCCTTTAGGGCAAGCGAGGAGAATGCCAAGGCCGAGTCAGGTCAGATCATCGAAGCCTTTGAAGACTACCAAAGGGAAAGCAACGGCACGGCGTCTGTCGAAGTTTTGACCGCTCTGTCGCCCTACACCACGATACACGTGGATGTTTGCAGCATTGCGGAAGACAAGCGAGCTTCGATCATAATCATACCGTTCCACATACAGGGAAAGAACAATGACGAACCCGAGAGCAGCAGCACTTCCATAAAAGACGTCAACCAAAATGTTCTGGCGGGAGCACCGTGCTCTGTAGCATTGCTTGTCAACCGGGGTCTAGGGATGTCCAACCACAGACCGCGCGCATTGCTAATGTTCTTCATTTGCGGGCCAGACGATCGGGAGGGCCTAGCGTATGCATGGAGGATGGCATTCCATCCTGAGGTTCGCTTGAGAGTCGTGCGGTTCTTAGGGGACGACGCCAAAGCCCCCGCGCCACTGGACAACCCCAAGGACAGCGACGGGGCTTTCACAATCTATGAGGAGCACGCGAGGCAAAGAGCAATAGACGAAGATTACTTAAACGAATTCAAGTCAGAGACGATGAACAGTCTGGCCGCCACTTACACAGAGGAAGTGGTGAACGACTTGAATGAAACCCTGACCGCTATAAGGCGAATAATGGAGCGAGAACCATGCGAATTGTGCATAGTAGGACGAGGGAAACAAAGCACGTCCCCGCTCGTGGCCAACCTGTTGGAATTTACCGAGTACCCGGAGCTGGGAGCCTTAGGAGATGCAATCATCACCTCTAATTTCGCAGGGAACTCATCTGTTCTGGTAGTGCAGCAGCATACCAACAATGTTCCAAGATCCGAAGCTGGGTCGAGCAGGTTTTTGGCCAATGTCGGTCCATGGAAAGTCAAGAACTGGCAGCTCAAGGGCACTTCTTAA
- the LOC104426664 gene encoding uncharacterized protein LOC104426664, translating to MGTMSPFPLCISCVWSPSLPSSRTHLLSRPVLSARASSSRGKAAAGNSRRGSAAFATGSNERSESAFVDENGVVDDMDGYLNYLSPEYESVWDTKPSWCQPWTITLTGMLAIAGSWLILHSMLVTTIISLLICSWWYIFLYSYPKAYTDMIAERRKRVRSGVEDIFGSTKADGIDQTSN from the exons ATGGGGACGATGTCGCCGTTCCCGCTCTGCATCTCTTGTGTATGGAGcccctctctcccctcctcgCGAACCCACCTCCTCTCTCGTCCCGTCCTCTCGGCCCGCGCATCTTCTTCCCGCGGGAAGGCAGCGGCGGGGAATTCTCGGCGCGGCTCCGCGGCGTTCGCCACCGGTTCGAACGAGCGGAGCGAGTCCGCGTTCGTGGACGAGAACGGCGTCGTCGACGACATGGATGGGTACCTGAACTACCTCTCCCCCGAATACGAGTCCGTCTGGGACACTAAGCCTTCCTG GTGTCAGCCTTGGACAATAACATTGACAGGAATGTTAGCGATTGCCGGTAGCTGGCTAATTTTGCATTCAATGTTGGTAACGACAATTATATCTTTGCTAATATGCTCATGGTGGTACATCTTCCTTTACTCTTACCCTAAG GCATACACGGATATGATCgctgagagaagaaagagggtGAGAAGTGGCGTCGAAGATATATTTGGTTCGACAAAGGCTGACGGTATAGACCAAACCTCCAACTGA
- the LOC104427945 gene encoding transcription repressor OFP16-like: MPDPPKPTDVARFKLGIVSRSSYQGGLFTFEVSCSAQPSTPSLQSRLRSYCSVSLLSAHLSAPEIWQCRPPCARTSTSASPSGSPRRSPPIPPSPSPPLSATPTSTLVKNFNTLYAPSSSSSSSSPSSASAAAAPDLAAAFASHRFFFSSPATPTPSSTPPLPPPPPPAPPEGSSASAPLVDDSVAVPTYSPDPYADFRRSMQEMVEARQLFDVKSDWDLLHELLLCYLALNPKSTHKFIVGAFADLLVSLMSRPRQRGDRAAGGGAADEEFSPRGNGCKIFRRCIN; the protein is encoded by the exons ATGCCGGACCCTCCGAAACCGACGGATGTGGCGAGGTTCAAATTGGGAATAGTCTCGAGATCAAGTTATCAAG GGGGCCTCTTTACGTTCGAGGTGTCCTGCTCTGCCCAGCCCTCCACCCCATCTCTGCAAAGTCGCCTCCGGAGCTACTGCTCTGTCTCCCTGCTTTCTGCTCATCTCTCTGCCCCAGAAATCTGGCAATGCCGGCCACCCTGCGCAAGAACCTCAACCTCTGCTTCACCAAGTGGAAGCCCCCGCCGCTCTCCCCCAAtccccccttccccttccccgcCCCTCTCCGCCACCCCCACCTCCACCCTCGTCAAGAACTTCAACACCCTCTAcgccccttcctcctcctcctcctcctcctccccctcctccgcctccgccgccgccgcccccgacCTCGCCGCCGCCTTCGCCTCCCaccgcttcttcttctcctccccgGCCACTCCAACTCCATCGTCGACTCCGCCCcttccgcctccgccgcccccGGCGCCGCCGGAGGGCTCGTCGGCCTCGGCGCCGCTCGTCGACGACAGCGTCGCCGTCCCCACCTACTCCCCCGACCCCTACGCGGACTTCCGGCGGTCCATGCAGGAGATGGTGGAGGCTCGCCAGCTGTTCGACGTAAAGTCCGACTGGGACTTGCTGCACGAGCTGCTCCTGTGCTACCTGGCGCTGAACCCCAAGAGCACCCACAAGTTCATCGTGGGCGCTTTCGCCGACCTCCTCGTCAGCCTCATGTCGCGGCCGCGGCAACGGGGCGACCGAGCTGCCGGCGGCGGAGCTGCTGACGAAGAGTTTTCCCCCCGTGGCAACGGATGTAAGATCTTCCGGCGCTGCATTAACTAG
- the LOC104426665 gene encoding protein MARD1 — translation MLRNRPRAVTGNKQALVADHRSQSTTTTTPTQNNHTSNNKAIFPFFFASRFMDLMIKTALTEPKYLMGVGGPSSPSITLHINPFSHLQFPFWYQKYHQPPRFPDKFHEVKRHPFRELDSTARTGLALVDALSNDKARTHRESVLEGSDKLVLPGSRSKFEAPPAQEPAVSPSGSRNFAFLDDQVPLRGRLSVSEIERLADYTCVISRGPNPTATHIFGSSVVDKYCLPSEVKKHALLGPDNFLSSCHTCKKSIEQNADIYIYRGEKAFCSNECRFEQILRDEAEIAVEADDVSL, via the exons ATGCTGAGGAACAGGCCAAGGGCAGTGACAGGAAACAAGCAAGCATTGGTGGCCGATCACCGGTCTCagtccaccaccaccaccacccccactCAGAACAATCACACCTCTAATAACAAAGCAATCTTCCCGTTTTTCTTTGCTTCGAgattcatggatttgatgatcAAGACTGCACTCACCGAGCCCAAATACCTAATGGGCGTGGGCGGTCCGAGCAGCCCGAGCATAACCCTCCACATCAATCCTTTTTCTCACCTCCAATTCCCATTTTGGTACCAAAAATATCACCAGCCTCCGAGATTCCCAGATAAATTCCATGAAGTCAAGAGACACCCATTTCGAGAGCTCGACTCCACCGCAAGGACCGGCCTCGCTCTTGTGGACGCACTGTCGAACGACAAAGCACGCACCCATCGAGAATCTGTCCTCGAAGGAAGCGACAAACTGGTCTTGCCCGGATCAAGATCGAAATTTGAGGCTCCTCCTGCTCAAGAGCCCGCTGTCTCTCCAAGCGGGTCTCGGAATTTTGCGTTCCTTGATGATCAGGTGCCGTTGAGAGGGCGTTTGTCCGTGAGCGAGATAGAGCGCTTGGCGGACTACACGTGCGTGATATCTCGCGGGCCTAACCCTACGGCCACCCATATTTTTGGTAGCTCTGTAGTGGACAAGTACTGCTTGCCCAGCGAGGTTAAGAAGCACGCACTGCTTGGTCCAGATAACTTCCTCAGCTCCTGCCACACTTGCAAGAAGAGCATTGAACAGAACGCGGACATTTACATTTACAG GGGCGAGAAAGCTTTCTGCAGCAACGAATGCCGGTTCGAACAGATTCTGCGAGACGAGGCAGAGATCGCTGTAGAAGCTGATGACGTTTCTCTCTAA
- the LOC104427946 gene encoding LOW QUALITY PROTEIN: pentatricopeptide repeat-containing protein At4g02820, mitochondrial (The sequence of the model RefSeq protein was modified relative to this genomic sequence to represent the inferred CDS: inserted 1 base in 1 codon), producing the protein MDHVELGFITVSSPYYMNAKRSRHRDDPRLALWAFGSEAYFSISPVEGLSQGSRTEPQREHRAGKYAAALRSRFASHHRPPLLGGGGGDGGGGDSGGRIRRSGRGGRFGGGVPPEASVSAATGKAGDDPATAIASASAAAKASEGAVARQGDEGGRPAAETQLRRTISMLRKFKRYDRALVLCESMMLRQDMKLFPRDYTVHLELIEKVHGLSSAEKFFEDLPAEKRCPSTCNALLGLYAQKLLPNKAEALMARMLTRGLLKSPIPYNHMISLYTSSGQPEKVPGVIEELKRXTSPDTITYNLWLNACKELNDVGAAEKVFREMESSQMRPNWVTYSILAKLYIKNAALEKASLVVKKMERRISRGDRAAYSSLLSLLADMGAKDGVHRIWNRMRSSIPKLNDNEYACMISSVTKFGEMEEAEKLYTEWEWVSKTRNPSVVDVLVAAYVNNGPMEIAENFYKRVVKNGVTPRYTTWRHLIRGFLKEKQLDKALYYLYMAIASVEKWVFDRELIVAVFKNLEESGNVEGAEELLVVIRNAGHVNTKVYNSVLRTYAKAGLRPLFVAEQMQKDNVREDDETSRLLNEASKLYGPHQKFS; encoded by the exons ATGGATCATGTGGAATTGGGTTTCATAACAGTTTCCTCGCCGT ATTATATGAATGCCAAGAGGAGCAGACATAGGGATGATCCAAGGTTGGCTTTGTGGGCATTTGGCAGTGAGGCCTACTTCTCCATTAGCCCTGTGGAAGGCTTGAGTCAAGG TTCCCGAACCGAACCCCAGAGAGAGCACCGAGCAGGAAAATATGCTGCTGCGCTCCGTTCGCGCTTCGCTTCCCACCATCGCCCGCCGcttctcggcggcggcggcggcgacggtggcggtggAGATTCCGGAGGCCGCATCCGCCGCAGTGGACGCGGCGGTCGATTCGGCGGCGGGGTTCCGCCGGAGGCCTCGGTGTCCGCGGCCACGGGCAAGGCGGGGGATGATCCTGCGACCGCGATTGCGTCGGCCTCCGCGGCGGCGAAGGCGTCGGAGGGGGCGGTTGCTCGCCAGGGGGACGAGGGAGGACGCCCGGCGGCCGAAACCCAGCTCCGCCGCACCATCTCAATGCTTCGCAAGTTCAAGCGCTACGACCGCGCCCTCGTG TTATGTGAATCCATGATGCTGCGGCAAGATATGAAGCTGTTCCCGAGAGACTATACGGTCCACCTTGAATTAATTGAGAAAGTTCACGGTCTAAGCAGCGCGGAGAAGTTCTTTGAGGATCTCCCTGCTGAGAAGAGATGTCCAAGTACCTGCAATGCTCTCCTCGGTCTCTATGCCCAGAAGCTTTTGCCCAACAAAGCTGAGGCCCTCATGGCAAGAATGTTGACTCGGGGTCTCTTGAAGAGCCCCATTCCCTATAACCACATGATATCGTTGTATACCTCCAGTGGACAACCGGAGAAGGTCCCTGGAGTGATTGAGGAGTTGAAAA CCACTTCACCGGACACCATCACGTATAACCTGTGGTTGAACGCGTGCAAGGAGCTAAATGATGTTGGAGCTGCAGAAAAGGTTTTCCGGGAGATGGAGAGTTCACAAATGCGTCCTAACTGGGTGACCTACAGTATTCTCGCCAAACTTTATATAAAGAATGCTGCTCTGGAAAAAGCATCCCTTGTGGTaaagaagatggagagaagGATTTCACGTGGAGATCGGGCTGCCTACTCATCCCTCCTTAGTTTGCTTGCAGACATGGGAGCTAAAGACGGGGTTCATCGGATATGGAATAGGATGAGATCGTCCATTCCAAAATTGAATGACAACGAATACGCTTGCATGATATCTTCAGTTACAAAGTTTGGGGAAATGGAAGAAGCTGAGAAGCTGTACACTGAATGGGAGTGGGTTTCTAAAACTCGCAATCCTAGCGTGGTAGACGTACTTGTAGCCGCTTATGTAAACAATGGCCCAATGGAGATAGCAGAGAACTTCTACAAGCGAGTTGTAAAGAATGGGGTCACTCCTCGTTACACTACTTGGAGGCATCTGATACGGGGTTTTCTGAAAGAGAAGCAGTTGGATAAAGCTCTTTATTATCTGTACATGGCTATTGCCAGCGTAGAAAAGTGGGTTTTTGACCGAGAGTTGATTGTGGCGGTATTCAAGAACCTAGAGGAAAGTGGAAATGTCGAAGGTGCAGAGGAACTTCTTGTTGTTATTCGGAATGCTGGCCATGTAAATACCAAGGTCTATAACTCAGTTCTACGCACTTATGCCAAAGCCGGTCTAAGGCCACTCTTTGTTGCAGAGCAGATGCAAAAAGATAATGTTAGGGAGGATGACGAGACGTCTAGACTTCTGAATGAAGCCAGCAAATTGTACGGACCGCATCAAAAGTTTTCCTGA